The genomic interval TCAAGGCAATCCTGACCTTGGAGATGTAAAAAACTGGTATACTTTCTCAAAGTTGTTGGTTGGATTGCTAATTTGTTTACTTGTTGGATTGCTAAAAATCCCGCTCTTGCGAACGGGATTTGGTATTTCTTATCGTAATCCGGGGCTAGGTGTAACCCAGGATTTTTAATACTTGCTTACTGTTTTGCTCTTCTCCAAATACCTCAAAGTTGAAAGTCTCGTCACGGTTGCGACGGATAATCACGTGTTTAGGACTCGGCAACAGACAGTGATGAATTCCACCATATCCGCTGAGTACTTCCTGGTAAGCTCCGGTATTGAAGAAGCCAAGGTATTGTACTTTACGTGTTTTAGGCATAAATACCGAGTTCATGTGTGCTTCCTGGTTGTAATAATCCTGACCATCGCAGGTAATACCACCAAGATTCACTCTTTCGTACTCAGCATCCCAGTTATTGATTGGTAAGAGGATGTATTTTTGGTTTAAAGCCCATACATCAGGAAGGTTTGTAATGAAAGATCCGTCCAGCATTAACCATTTTTCACGGTCGTTTTGTTGTTTACGTCCTAATACTTTGTACAGGATACCGGAAGCTTCCGCTACTGTGTATTTACCGAATTCAGTAATAATATCTGGTTCTACAACATCGTGTTCTGCACAAATTTCTTTGATACGTTTAACGATTTCATTCACCATATATTCATAATCGAAGTCAAATACTAAAGAGTCTTTGAATGGCATACCACCACCGATGTCTAAAGTATCCAGCTCAGGATTAATTTTTTTGAATTTACAGTATAAGGTTACGTATTTCTCCAGTTCGTTCCAGTAGTACGGAGAATCCGTGATTCCTGAATTGATAAAGAAATGCAGTAGTTTAACCCTGAAGTTAGGATTAGCAGAGATTTTGTTGTTATAGAACTCGATTACATCTTCCATACGTACGCCTAAACGTGAAGTATAGAATTGTGAGTCCGGCTGCTCTTCTGCCGCAATACGGATACCTAAATTACAAGGTGTTTCCAGCTCTACTTCGTCATCAAAAAGGTTAAATTCCTCTTTGTTGTCTAATACAGGGATGATATTTTTGTACCCATCATGCAACATATCAATGATATATTGTTTGTACTGATAAGTTTTAAAACCGTTACAGATAACGGTAATGTCTTTGGTCAGGGCGCCTTTTTTCTCAAGGGCCTCAATCATCGGCATATCGAACGCGGACGATGTCTCTAAGTGGATGCCATTTTTTAAAGCTTCTTCAACGATGTGCCTGAAGTGGGAGCTTTTTGTGCAATAGCAATACTTATAATCTCCACGGTAATTGTTCTTGATGATCGCGGTCTGAAACAACAGTTTTGCCTGTTGGATTTTTTTAGTGATCATCGGAAGATAAGTGAAACGTAATGGCGTACCATAAGTCTCAATCATTTCCATTAAATTCAGATCCTGAAAGTATAGTTCGTCATCGATGACACTGTATCCTTCTTGAGGAAAACCTACACTTAGATCAAGAAATTCGGAGTAACTCTGCATTTTTTATATTTTTGAACAATTATTTAAAGGGTTGACAAATTAAAATGAGTTAATTTTGGTGCCAAAGATAAACACTTTAAAATACACTGGTAATTTTATTTTATGACGAAGAGCTTAAAGATTATAGAAGTTAAGTCGGAGTTGGGCGCAGGTACACGCGGTGCCAGCCTGGGCGTTGACGCGATTAAGATTGCCGCCCTGGATTTTGGGAGTAGATTTTTTAAAAAACATAAGTCGGTTGAGGTTCCTAATGAGAACCATTTATTGCTTGAAAACACGGGTAGTCCATTCGCCAAGCGGATTTCTGGCATTTTGACCATGGTAGAAAGAGTTGCAGACGAAGTGACTGAAACGTTAGGCCGGAATGAATTCCCTATTGTGCTGGCGGGTGACCACAGTACTGCTGCGGGAACAATCACAGGAATAAAAAAAGCTTTTCCTAAATCAAAATTAGGGGTAATCTGGATCGATGCACACGCAGATATGCACTCTCCTTACACTACTCCGTCCGGAAATATGCACGGAATGCCGCTTGCCATGGTGCTGGATGAGGACAATCTTGATGCAAAGGTTAATGAACTTGATCAGGAAACTCTTAATTACTGGTATCAGTTAAAAAACGTCGGTAAAATTGCACCGAAGATTAGTTATAGCGATCTTGTGCTGATTTCTGCGCGGGATATGGAGAAACCGGAAGAGAATTTACTGAAGAAAAATAAGGTAAAGCTGTACAGCACTGCTGAAGTCCGGAAAAGAGGGGTAGAGAGAATCGTTATTGAAACGATGCAATACCTGGATCAGTGCGATTTGATTTATGTATCTTTTGATGTGGATTCTATGGATCCTACAGCTTCAAGAGGTACTGGAACTCCCGTAGCTCAGGGGCTTACTGAGCGTGAGGCTGGTGCAATGATGTCCAGATTCCTTGCTTATCAAAAGGTATGTTGTTTTGAGATTGTAGAAGTTAACCCGACCCTTGACAGGGAGAATCAAATGGCTGAGCACGCATTTGAAATTTTAATTAAGGCAACGAATGCCTTTAGAAACGAATAGAATTATGAATATCCAACAACATATTATTACTGCGACCATCAATGCGGTCAAAGAACTATACAACCAGGATTTACCTGAAGCACAAGTTAATCTTCAGGATACGCGCAGCGAATTTGAAGGAGAAATTACGATGGTTGTGTTTCCTGTAGTCCGATTTTCTAAAAAATCACCTGAAGCAACTGCGAATGACCTTGGAGAATATCTTAAGGAACATATTGAAGAAATAACTGCGTTTAATGTCGTTAAGGGGTTCTTAAACCTGAGCATCGTCAGCACTTACTGGGTCGATCTTTTTCAGACTGACTTGCTGAAAGAGAGCTTTGGCACTATTCCATCGAATGGTAAAAAAGTAATGGTCGAATATTCTTCGCCAAATACCAATAAACCGCTTCACCTTGGACACGTTCGGAACAACTTATTAGGTTATTCTGTTTCTGAGCTTTTAAAAGCGAGTGGATCAGAAGTTTATAAGGTTAATTTGGTGAATGACAGGGGAATCCATATCTGTAAGTCTATGCTGGCCTGGCAGAAATGGGGCAACGGCGAAACGCCTGAAAGCTCTGGTTTAAAGGGCGATCACCTGGTTGGTAAGTATTATGTGATTTTCGATAAAGAATATAAAAAGGAAATCGAAGCACTGAAGGAAGCTGGTCAGACTGAGGATGAAGGCAAAAAGAATGCACCTTTAATCAAAGAAGCTCAGGCAATGTTATTGGCCTGGGAAGCTGGTGATGAAGAGGTGATCTCGTTGTGGAAGAAAATGAACGGATGGGTTTATGATGGCTTCGCTGTAAGTTACAAAAACCTGGGTGTTGATTTCGATAGGTATTATTACGAAAGTAATACCTATTTATTAGGAAAAGATACGGTTGAAGAAGGTTTAGCTAAAGGAGTTTTCTTTAAGAAACCTGATGGCTCTGTCTGGATTGATCTGACGGAAGACGGACTGGATCAGAAACTGGTACTTCGTGCGGATGGAACTTCAGTTTATATTACTCAGGATCTGGGTACTGCACAAATGAAATATGATGATTTCAAAATGGATGAGTCTATTTATGTAGTGGGTAATGAGCAGGATTATCACTTTAAAGTACTGTTCCTGATTTTAGATAAGTTAGGCAAAAGCTGGGCTAAAGGATTATATCATTTATCTTATGGAATGGTAGATCTGCCAAGTGGTAAAATGAAATCACGGGAAGGTACTGTAGTGGATGCGGATGATTTGATAGCGGAAATGATCGCTACCGCTAAGCAGAAAACTGAAGCACTGGGTAAAGTGGATCATTTCTGTGAGGAAGAGAAAGAGAGCCTTTACTATAAAATTGGAATGGGTGCTTTGAAATATTTTCTGCTGAAGGTTGAGCCTAAGAAACGTTTGCTATTCGATCCTGCTGAGTCTATCGATTTCCAGGGAAATACAGGCCCGTTTATCCAATATACACACGCAAGGATTAAATCGCTGTTAAGTAAAGCTGAATATAAGAATGGACAGCATGTGGCTAATGATATTGCTTTATCAGCTACTGAGCTTGAAATGATCATATTATTATCAAGATATCCTGCTGAAATCGCTTCTTCCGCTAAAGCGTTTAGTCCGGCTACTTTAGCGAACTATATTTATGAGGTGGCCAAGATGTTTAACAAGTTTTATCATGAAATCCCGCCAATTGTGAAGGAAGAAGATGAAGCGCTTAAACAACATCGGTTAAATCTGAGCTGGGTAACTGCAAATGTTCTTAAATCTGGTATGCGTATTTTAGGAATTGAAGTTCCTGAAAGGATGTAATCAGCTATTATTTTAGGTAATCATTTGATCAATTTATGAATTGGAAAAAATTATTGTCTGCCAAACGGTGGGGAAATGAAGATCGCTTTGCTGGGAATGAAAAAGAGGCAAGATCTGAGTTTCAACGTGATTATGACAGGATTATCTTTTCTTCTCCTTTCAGAAGGCTGCAAAATAAAACACAGGTATTTCCTTTGCCAGGAAGTGTATTTGTACATAACAGGCTGACTCATAGTTTAGAAGTTGCGAGTGTAGGGCGGTCATTGGGTACTATCTTTTACAACAGGATTAAAGAAATAGATCCGAATGTAGATGAGACTATTCCACTGCTTGCCGAAATTGGTAATATTATCGCTTCGGCTTGTCTGGCACATGATCTTGGAAACCCGGCTTTTGGACATTCCGGAGAATCTGCTATCTCTCATTATTTTACGACGGGGGATGGAAAGGTTTATCAGGATAGGGTAACTGAAGCTGAATGGCAGGACCTGATCAATTTTGAAGGGAATGCGAATGCTTTAAGGATATTGACCCATGCTTTTGCCGGAAAAGGAACCGGAGGTTTTGCGTTGACTTATGCTACACTGGCTTCTATTGCGAAATATCCTTGTGCTTCTATCGCAGGTCATGATAAAACGAATATCAATACGAAGAAGTATGGTTTCTTTCAGGCGGAACAAAGCGGGTTTAAAAAGATAGCAGATGAAATGGGGCTGATCAAAGTTTCGGATGAGCCGCTGATTTATAAGCGTCACCCTTTGGTTTACCTGGTAGAAGCTGCGGATGATATTTGTTATAATATCATTGATCTGGAAGATGCGCATCGTTTGAAAATCCTGAGTTATCAGGAGGTAGAGAATTTATTATTGCCGTTATGTAATGATGTTAAACTGCCTGAACGTTTGTCGGAGATGGAGGATGATGATGCCAAGATCACACTGATGCGGGCGAAATCGATCAGTACGTTAATCGGGCAATGTTCTCAGGTGTTTTATAACAATCAGGAAGCGATTTTGAGTGGTGATTTCAACAAGAGTTTGCTGGATGCTATCCAGGAACCTTTTTTGTCAATTATGAAGTATATCGAGCGGATCTCTATTAAAAAGATTTACAACTATTCTTCTGTTGTACAGATAGAGGTTGCGGGTTATAAAGTAATGGGTGGGTTGCTGGAGGAGTTTATTCCTGCTTATTTGAAAAATGAATCGAAATATCATCAGAAATTAGTGGAATTGATTCCCAACCAGTTCAAGACCAAAGCCACTGACGACTATACAAAGATACTTTGCGTGCTGGATTTCGTATCTGGTATGACGGATATCTATGCCGTTGAAATGTTTAGAAAAATAAAAGGAATTTCTTTTCCTTCAATGAGTTAAAAAAGAAAACCCCGGGGCATTCACTCCCGGGGTCTCTGGTTTTTAAAATTCAGCAACAAATTTTAATATCGTTATTAATCTTTTTGTGTTCCGGATGTTAGTTTCACATTTCCTTTGCGTCTGAAGATAGGAAAAGTCATTGGACTTTTTGCAGGTCTTTCATCTCCAAATAGTACACCCCATTGTTTAAAGGACTCAGTTCTATCAAAAATAACTTTAAGTACTGCAATAAGCGGCATGGCCAGGAACATCCCGGAAACTCCTGCGATACTGCCTCCAACAACTACACCTAAAATCGCTATTAAAGCATTGATTTTTACTTTTGAACCGACAATCCTTGGCATCAGTATATTGTTGTCTAAAAATTGAACGGCTGCAATGACCGCTAAAACTGTAATTACTGGTGTAAGGGAAGTTGAAGCGGTTATGGTTAAAAGTACACCGATAATGTTCCCGATTAATGCACCTACGTAAGGGATCAGGTTCAAAATGGCGAAGATGATTCCAATTAAGAGCGCATGTTGAATACCAAAAAGCATCAGCAGACCTCCTAAAAGAATAGTCATATAAGTGATTTGTATCAGTAAGCCTACCAGGTAATTTTTGATAATAGATTCAGTTTCATAGATAGCCTCTTTAACTTTCGGGTGATCCGGAGTTTTAAACCACATAAAAACGAAGCGTAACAGGATGTCTTTGTAGAAAAGCATCAGGTAGATGTAGATTGGAAGAAGACCGACAAATACAAATACTGAACTCAGTGTTAAAGCAGCACCACTTGCCATTCCACCTGCCATATTTAACAGATCGTTGCTTTTTTTATTGATGAAATTCAGTTGTTCGGTAGGTGAATAATGGCTGATATTACTTATCCACTCGCTTAATGATTTTAGATGCTGGGCTACGTTTTTCTTGATTTCAGGAAAGTCTGAAACCAGATTACCTACCTGGGAGGTGAAAAACCAGGCAATGATACCTATGAAAATTACAACCAGTAAAATAGGAAAGATGATTGCGATGATTTCCGGAACTTTATATTTCCTTAGCCAGCGGTAAACAGGTAACAGCATGATACTGATAAAGAATGCCATAATAACAGGCATGATAATATCACTGGCAACGACGAATAACGCACCAATCAGTACCAAACCGAGTAACTCAATTGACCGCTTGACGGTGAGAGGTAATTCTTTCATATTGTAATGTAAATGTTAATTTTCAAGGGTTAAACATGAAAAGATAGCAAATGTTTGGGTATTTTTGCGCAATCTTAAACTAAGTTCTGTCCGTTATGATTACAAATGAAACAATAGTAGCTTTATCAACCCCACCTGGAGCGGGTGCCATTGGCGTAATCCGTTTATCTGGGAAAGATGCTATTGCGATCGCAAATTCCGTATTTAGCGGAAAGGATCTGTTGAGCCAACCTACACATACACTGCATTTTGGATTGATTAAAGATGGTGACATCGTGATTGATGAAGTAGTGGTAAGTTTGTTCGTAGGCCCTAAGTCTTATACGAAAGAGAACGTGATAGAGATCTCTTGCCACGGGTCAAATTATATCATTCAGCAGATTATTAATTTATTGATAAAAAAGGGTGCTTCGGCAGCGAAACCAGGAGAATTCACTTTAAGAGCGTTTTTGAATGGTGCCATGGATTTATCTCAGGCAGAAGCTGTGGCGGACTTGATTTCTTCAGATTCACAGGCTGCGCATAGTGTTGCAATGAATCAGTTAAGGGGCGGTTTTAGTACGGAATTGAATGTATTGCGTGAACAGCTGATCCATTTTGCTTCCATGATTGAATTGGAGCTTGATTTTTCTGAGGAGGATGTGGAGTTTGCAAACAGAGATCAGTTGCAGGAATTAATTAATAAGATTACGATCGTATTGAATAAGCTGATCCGTTCTTTTGAATTGGGGAATGTGATCAAGGAAGGTATCAATACGGTAATTGCTGGCAGGCCGAATGCGGGTAAATCTACTTTGTTGAATGCACTGTTGAACGAGGACAGGGCAATTGTTAGTGAGATTGCAGGAACGACAAGGGATACGATAGAGGAAGTTTTAAATATCAATGGTATTAACTTCCGATTAATTGATACGGCGGGTATACGCGAAGCTACAGACACGATAGAAGCGATAGGAGTAGAGAAGACGATGCTGAAGATTAGCCAGTCTGCTGTTTTAGTTTATTTGTTCGATGTGCTGAACTTGACTGCGAACGAGATCAGGGACGATATTGCAAGTCTATATAAACCTGGGTTGGCTTTTATTGCAGTAGCGAATAAGATTGATTTGTCGTTTAGTGACAGGTTAAAGGAGTTGAATTTACCTGCTGAGATTAAGTTTATTGGGATATCCGCGAAGGAAAATCAAAATGTGGAGGAATTGAAGGAGTTGTTGTATGAGACTGTGATAGGGGATAAGTTGTCGGAGAATCATACGATGGTTACGAATATCAGGCATGTGGAAGCGTTAAGGAAGACGCAAGAGTCGTTGAATAGCGTTTCGCAAGGGTTGATTAACCCGGTTACTTCGGATTTTTTGGCGACTGATATAAAACAGGCGCTGTATTATCTGGGAGAGATTACTGGAAAGGTTACTACGGATGATTTGCTGGATAATATTTTTAGTAAGTTTTGTATCGGAAAGTAACAAACGATAAATAATAATAAAAATCGCTTAATAAAACCTATTAAAAAACCTTATAATCAATCATTATGAGGTTTTTTTATTTCTTGAGGTTTTTATATTTTTTTTACCTTTCGTTAATATTTTTACCTTTATTAGGATGTTTTTAAAAAGGTACAAATGAGTAAAGTATTTTTAGTGTATCGGAGAAATGATGAAACACTTTGAAACATCAGGAAACAGGTGGAAACATCCTGAAACAATTTTGTATGAGTTCAAATATCAGATTGAATAGATTTTGCGAGGAGTGTAATGCATTATTTGTCGCTAAGACTACAGTGACACGATTTTGTAGCAGGTCTTGTAATGGTAAAAATCTTAAGAACAAGATAAAACGATTAAAGATTGAAAACAGTAATCAGGAAACCAAGAAATTTAAAGAAGGAGCAGGAAATGTACAAAATTTTCAGACAAATATATAGAGTGATGAAGAAAGATGCGAAGCCATAGGATTATAAGGGGGCTTCTGGAAAGAAATCACCAAATGAGCACTTGAGAATCTTGGCCAATTGGTTGAGATGACTAATATTATATTTCGCCCGATATTTGGAACTTTCAATATGGCCAATAAATCCAACAGAAAGATCCAGCGCCAACGCCAATTCAGCTTGAGAAATACCTGCACTCACACGTAGCTCACGTACCTTATTAATTACGTAAATATCAATTTCTGATTTACTGGGTGCTTTATTCATTACCCTGCAATAAAAGAAAAGCATATTTTCCAAACACCGATACATGTATAAGTAAAATTGATTATATTTACTTATCAAACGTTTGCATATGACTGTATTTGGAAAATTTCTGGTAGCTGTTTTCGTAAGTTTCTTTTTGATGATTGGTGCACTTGGCTCAGGTCATCCTACATTTTTGATAATTTTGGCGCTTCTGGTCTGGGTTTTATTTGTTCGTTCTATATCTTCAAACGCATCTACCAAGCAAAGAGAACAGCAAAAATTGTTTAATGAGTTTATGAAATTCAAGAATAGACGGTACTAAGGATAATTCAGATGATTGAACAGAAATACTTAAAACATGATGGAAATATAGCTTATATTCAATTAGCGATCTGCCGCAAGATGAGCAGGCTCGTTTTAGGAAGTGGTTAAATATTAACGGTCAAACCCAGCCACTTATAGACGGTGAATTAGATGGCAATTGTGCTTACCCCTGGGATTATGATCACTGGCTTGAGTTTTATAAAGGATTATAAATAATTTATTTTTTCTTTTTGCCGTCTAATCACCTCGCAATCGTTAAAATATAGCTTTGCTATATTTCCTTCTCAATCTACTATAAAAATATAGCAAAGCTATATTTTGAGGTTACATCGCCTTTTAATCGTGCAGGTTTTTTAATATACGTATTCTCTAAAAATATAGCAAAGCTATATTTTTCGTTCAATTTGCTATAATAATATAGCGGTCGAAATACTATTAGGGTTTTCCGGAGAGTGGCTTTAAATAGCAGTGTGCGTAGATTACCTATACATGTATAGGTCGAAATACTATAATGGTTTATTTAATTCCGTTCAATTTATAGTCATTGTCACTCAAATCAATACGGTAACTAATCTA from Pedobacter sp. WC2423 carries:
- a CDS encoding arginine decarboxylase, giving the protein MQSYSEFLDLSVGFPQEGYSVIDDELYFQDLNLMEMIETYGTPLRFTYLPMITKKIQQAKLLFQTAIIKNNYRGDYKYCYCTKSSHFRHIVEEALKNGIHLETSSAFDMPMIEALEKKGALTKDITVICNGFKTYQYKQYIIDMLHDGYKNIIPVLDNKEEFNLFDDEVELETPCNLGIRIAAEEQPDSQFYTSRLGVRMEDVIEFYNNKISANPNFRVKLLHFFINSGITDSPYYWNELEKYVTLYCKFKKINPELDTLDIGGGMPFKDSLVFDFDYEYMVNEIVKRIKEICAEHDVVEPDIITEFGKYTVAEASGILYKVLGRKQQNDREKWLMLDGSFITNLPDVWALNQKYILLPINNWDAEYERVNLGGITCDGQDYYNQEAHMNSVFMPKTRKVQYLGFFNTGAYQEVLSGYGGIHHCLLPSPKHVIIRRNRDETFNFEVFGEEQNSKQVLKILGYT
- the rocF gene encoding arginase, which gives rise to MTKSLKIIEVKSELGAGTRGASLGVDAIKIAALDFGSRFFKKHKSVEVPNENHLLLENTGSPFAKRISGILTMVERVADEVTETLGRNEFPIVLAGDHSTAAGTITGIKKAFPKSKLGVIWIDAHADMHSPYTTPSGNMHGMPLAMVLDEDNLDAKVNELDQETLNYWYQLKNVGKIAPKISYSDLVLISARDMEKPEENLLKKNKVKLYSTAEVRKRGVERIVIETMQYLDQCDLIYVSFDVDSMDPTASRGTGTPVAQGLTEREAGAMMSRFLAYQKVCCFEIVEVNPTLDRENQMAEHAFEILIKATNAFRNE
- the argS gene encoding arginine--tRNA ligase; protein product: MNIQQHIITATINAVKELYNQDLPEAQVNLQDTRSEFEGEITMVVFPVVRFSKKSPEATANDLGEYLKEHIEEITAFNVVKGFLNLSIVSTYWVDLFQTDLLKESFGTIPSNGKKVMVEYSSPNTNKPLHLGHVRNNLLGYSVSELLKASGSEVYKVNLVNDRGIHICKSMLAWQKWGNGETPESSGLKGDHLVGKYYVIFDKEYKKEIEALKEAGQTEDEGKKNAPLIKEAQAMLLAWEAGDEEVISLWKKMNGWVYDGFAVSYKNLGVDFDRYYYESNTYLLGKDTVEEGLAKGVFFKKPDGSVWIDLTEDGLDQKLVLRADGTSVYITQDLGTAQMKYDDFKMDESIYVVGNEQDYHFKVLFLILDKLGKSWAKGLYHLSYGMVDLPSGKMKSREGTVVDADDLIAEMIATAKQKTEALGKVDHFCEEEKESLYYKIGMGALKYFLLKVEPKKRLLFDPAESIDFQGNTGPFIQYTHARIKSLLSKAEYKNGQHVANDIALSATELEMIILLSRYPAEIASSAKAFSPATLANYIYEVAKMFNKFYHEIPPIVKEEDEALKQHRLNLSWVTANVLKSGMRILGIEVPERM
- a CDS encoding deoxyguanosinetriphosphate triphosphohydrolase, coding for MNWKKLLSAKRWGNEDRFAGNEKEARSEFQRDYDRIIFSSPFRRLQNKTQVFPLPGSVFVHNRLTHSLEVASVGRSLGTIFYNRIKEIDPNVDETIPLLAEIGNIIASACLAHDLGNPAFGHSGESAISHYFTTGDGKVYQDRVTEAEWQDLINFEGNANALRILTHAFAGKGTGGFALTYATLASIAKYPCASIAGHDKTNINTKKYGFFQAEQSGFKKIADEMGLIKVSDEPLIYKRHPLVYLVEAADDICYNIIDLEDAHRLKILSYQEVENLLLPLCNDVKLPERLSEMEDDDAKITLMRAKSISTLIGQCSQVFYNNQEAILSGDFNKSLLDAIQEPFLSIMKYIERISIKKIYNYSSVVQIEVAGYKVMGGLLEEFIPAYLKNESKYHQKLVELIPNQFKTKATDDYTKILCVLDFVSGMTDIYAVEMFRKIKGISFPSMS
- a CDS encoding AI-2E family transporter — translated: MKELPLTVKRSIELLGLVLIGALFVVASDIIMPVIMAFFISIMLLPVYRWLRKYKVPEIIAIIFPILLVVIFIGIIAWFFTSQVGNLVSDFPEIKKNVAQHLKSLSEWISNISHYSPTEQLNFINKKSNDLLNMAGGMASGAALTLSSVFVFVGLLPIYIYLMLFYKDILLRFVFMWFKTPDHPKVKEAIYETESIIKNYLVGLLIQITYMTILLGGLLMLFGIQHALLIGIIFAILNLIPYVGALIGNIIGVLLTITASTSLTPVITVLAVIAAVQFLDNNILMPRIVGSKVKINALIAILGVVVGGSIAGVSGMFLAMPLIAVLKVIFDRTESFKQWGVLFGDERPAKSPMTFPIFRRKGNVKLTSGTQKD
- the mnmE gene encoding tRNA uridine-5-carboxymethylaminomethyl(34) synthesis GTPase MnmE encodes the protein MITNETIVALSTPPGAGAIGVIRLSGKDAIAIANSVFSGKDLLSQPTHTLHFGLIKDGDIVIDEVVVSLFVGPKSYTKENVIEISCHGSNYIIQQIINLLIKKGASAAKPGEFTLRAFLNGAMDLSQAEAVADLISSDSQAAHSVAMNQLRGGFSTELNVLREQLIHFASMIELELDFSEEDVEFANRDQLQELINKITIVLNKLIRSFELGNVIKEGINTVIAGRPNAGKSTLLNALLNEDRAIVSEIAGTTRDTIEEVLNINGINFRLIDTAGIREATDTIEAIGVEKTMLKISQSAVLVYLFDVLNLTANEIRDDIASLYKPGLAFIAVANKIDLSFSDRLKELNLPAEIKFIGISAKENQNVEELKELLYETVIGDKLSENHTMVTNIRHVEALRKTQESLNSVSQGLINPVTSDFLATDIKQALYYLGEITGKVTTDDLLDNIFSKFCIGK
- a CDS encoding helix-turn-helix transcriptional regulator, yielding MNKAPSKSEIDIYVINKVRELRVSAGISQAELALALDLSVGFIGHIESSKYRAKYNISHLNQLAKILKCSFGDFFPEAPL